A region of the Microbulbifer pacificus genome:
AACCTTGGCGGAAAGGATGTTACGAATTGATACAGGAATCTCTCCGCGCATGATTTCAAGGAAGCGCTCAAACACGGTGTTTTCGTCGTCACCACTGCGGGACATTTCGTCGGACCAGTTGCGCAATTCGATCCAAAAGCGGGAGGGATGCCAGGTAACGCCGTCGATGCGTATCTGCTGCAGGTCGTATTCGACCCCGGTATTGGTGGAGGGAATGATGACGCCGATCTGCGCGCGGCGGGCGATTTGATAATTATCCATAGAAACTCCCAGATGTTCTTCCGGAAGTTATACCGGCCGCCCGCGGCGGCCGGCATGACAATTATCAAGAATTTCAGGTGGCTGCTTCGGAAGCGACCGGCGCCGTAGTCTCAACGCGCGGGGCTCTCAACATCAGCGCAATGATCAACAGCAGGCCCATCAGGGTGGCGCCGAGATAATACGGGGCATGCACACCGATACCGGCAAACGCCGAACCCGTCAGCGCCGTCCCCATCCCCCGGCCGAGCGTGCCCAGGGCATTGTAAATACCCATCACGGCGCCGCGATTGCCCGCCACCGTCTCTTTGGACGTGAGCGACTGCATGGAGGTCAGTACGAAGGCCGCGCCCACCGCCTGCGACATCAACGCCGCTGCCACTGCCGGCACGCTGGCGATTGAGCCGGCCAGGGTTACCAGGATCACTGATATCCCGAATATCACCGCACCGGCGCGCATCAATCGGCGCTCCCCGAAAGCGCGCGTCAGCGGGCCGATCAATCCGCCCTGTACGATCACCATGGCGATCCCGGCGGCCAGCAGTACCGGTACCAGGTCTTTGGGGCCGTGTGCGATATTGGTGGCGTCCGCCCAGATCGGGAATACGGATTCTACAAACCCGGCCGCGAGGTTATAGACCAGTACCCCTGCCAGCAGCAGACAGAGGCTGCGCCGGCCACCAATCCAGGAAATAACCTCCCGGGAGGACACTGTCACTCGCGGATTGTCCGCACCCCCGGGCAGGCTCTCCTTCAGGAAGAAAACCACCACCAGTAACGCCGACAGGGACAACAATCCGGAAACCATGGCCGGCAGCTGCAGGTTGGCATCGGCGAAACTGTCACCGGCGAGGTAGCCACCGAGCGCAGGCCCGACGATAAAGCTGATACCGAATGCCGCACCCAGCATACCCATCGCCTTGGCCCGATCCTGCTCGGTGGTCACGTCGGCCACGTAGGCCTGGGCCACCGACAGGTTGCCGGCCATAAGGCCACTGAACAGGCGGGAGACAGCCACCATCCACACCGCGGAGGCAAAACCCAGAACCACATAACCGAGCACTGCCCCCGCGAGGCTTATCATCAGGATCGGCTTGCGCCCGAAGCGGTCACTGAGACGCCCCCATATCGGGGTCGAGAAAAACATGCCGATGACGTAAAGCGCCATACAGAAGGTCGCCATGCCGGGGCTGGCCCCCAATTGCAGCGCGTAATAGGCCAGGATCGGCAACATGATTGCAAAGCCGATCATGTCCAGCAGAACAATAAATACCGCGATCATCATGGTCGCTTCGCCTCCTGGCGATGGTTAATACGCGGACCTGGCTCAGTGCTCTTCCAGCAGCCAACCCATATTGTCGAAACGGTCTTGTATGCCGCAGCTGCGCAGTGCGTGCCAGCAGGTCGCCACGTTGATCGGCAATACCGGTTTCTGCAGCATTTTTTCCATGGCCGGGAATACGCCGAGGGTGGACAGATTGGTACCCACCTGCACGATCGCATCCACGTCGTCACCGTCGATCTCGCGCACGATATCCAGAATCTGCGGCTCCGGCACCAGCGCGATGGCATCGTGGGCGTTGGCACAGCGCAGGCCTACGAGATGCTTGATACGGTAGCCGGCATCCTCGAAAAACAGCCGCACGTTCTTGTCACCCACCGGCTGATAGGGCGTGAGGATGGACAAGGTCTTGCCCGACTGCTCCGGCACACCCAACGCCTCCAGCGCGGAAATAACCGCGTTGGCGCCGGTGGTAAGCCCGGTGCCCTCGCCCACCAACTCCTGGATGCGGTCGACAAAGCCGTCGTTGCCCTTGATACCGCCCCAGAAAGTCTCCGCGGACATCCCCATCATCACGTGGTCGGGTTTGCAGGTCATCAGGCTCTCGATGGAGTCGCCGATGGTTTCCCGCAACCGCTCGAGAAAGCGCATAAAGTTGGCGTCGTCGCTCAGGTCCGGGTGGTCGATCATGAAGCGCGTCGTGTGCCAGGTGACGCCGCGCGGCAGCAGGCGCTGGCAGTCGTATTCCACCGAGGTATTGGTGGACGGGATCACCACGCCGATCTTGGCGCGGTGACCGATATAGTTATCCCGGTGGCCATTGGTCAGCTGCGACCGCTCGCGGGTTTTCGACAGATCGATCTGGGTTGGAAATGCCATGTTGTTTTCTCTCCGGGCCGATGGCCAAAAGCAGACTGTTCTATTCGAACAGGAATTACTGGACTGCGAGACTCTCGCGCACGCAATTGATCATCGAACGTTCCAGCAGGAAGGCTCGCGCGCGCTCGAGGTCGGCGGCGGTTTCCATCAGCATCTGCTGGCGTTTGCGCTGTACATCCGGGTCGCGGGCTTCCATCAGTTTCTTGTTCTCGATGGTGTGACGCTGCACAAACTGCACGGCGAGACCACGGCGCTGGCGGTCGTATACGGCAAAGGCCGTTTCCGGGTCCGCGTTTTGCAATAGCACCTGACTCAGCTTGTCCGCCAGGTTGAACGCGTCGTGCAGGCCGCCATTCATGCCCATGCCGCCCAGCGGGTTGTTGATATGGCAGGCATCACCGACCAACAAGGCACGGCCCTGGACGTAGGTTTCCGCCACACGCTGGTTTACCGCATAGATACTGCGGTGGTGAATGTCGTAGTCGCTACCGCGATCGTGCAGGCGTTTAAGGCGCGACTGCACAAATTCGTCGGACAGGTAATAGGCTTCCTCTTCCTCGCTGGCAGGGAACACCGGCACCAGCACGCGCCAGAGCTTGTCGGTACGCAGGATCACGCACCACTCTTCCGGGTCCGATACATAGTTCACCCAGGAGAAATCCTCAAACACCTGTTCGAACGGGAAACTGGTGCTGACCACAAGGAATTTTTCGTCGTAGGTAAAGCCCATAAAACCGATGCCGGATTTTTTGCGCACCACACTGCGTGCGCCCTCGGCACCGACCAGGTAGCTGCCGGAGAGTCGCTCTTCCCCATTGCCGGTGCGCACAATTGCGGTAACGCCACCGGCCTCCTGTTCGTAATCGATCAGCTCACAACCGAAGCGCACTTCTGCACAGGAATAATCCTGCAATACCTCGCAAACGAACTGGGTCAGCTCGTACTGTTCCAGCTGCAGGCGAAACGGAAAGCGGGTTTCATCGGCGATCAGGGACATATCGAAGGTCGCCACCTCGCCGGTGCTGCGATCCCGGTACTGGTAGCGATCGGCCTTGAGCCCCCGCGCCAGCATTTTTTCGATGATGCCGTCGCCGAGGTCTGCAATCATTTCCAGCGACGGCGGGTGAAAGGTGGATGCCCGCAAATCGATAGGTAGACGCTCGCACTTTTCCAGCAGCCGCACAGGAATACCCTGCTTGGCCAGCGACAGGGCCAGCACACAGCCACTGGGACCGGCACCGGCGATGATCACGGGTTGCTGTGTAGACATAACCACTCGCCAATTATTGTTTTAAGTTTTCGGATACCGGTTACGCGCGGCTCAAGCCGTCTCCGCCCGGGTTTCAGGTAATTGTGCAAGTACTTCGGACAGTGCCATCACGTCGGCATACTTTGCGTGCATATCAAACAGGTTGGCCGTGTGCGCTTCCGGGTTGCGATCGCCCACCGCCTCGCGCGGCACCACTACCGGGTAGTCGTACTGCAGGCCATCCACCACCGTCGCGCGCACACAGCCGCTGGTGGTAAGCCCGGTCACCACCAGCGAATCCGCGCCCTGCTCCCGCAGCCAGCTGTCCAGGCTCGTGCGATGGAAACTGCTCGCCCACTGCTTGCTGATCACGGGCTCGTTTTCGCGCGGTGCCAGCCGCGGATCGATCTGCACCCACTCCGAGTCGGGCGTCAGCAAGTTGAGATGCTTGATGCGATCGCGAAACACCCGCGCTTCGCCGTCGTGGTGATAGACCACGGTGGTAAACACCACCGGCAGCCCCAGGGCGCGGAAGCGCTCCAGCAAAACGCGGTTGGCTTCCACCACATCGGGGCAATCGGTACCCAGCGGGCAACGGCTGCTGGTAAATCCCACCACCATGTCCACCAGCAACAACGCCGGTCGCTTACCAAGACCGAGACTTTTTCGTTCCAGATCCATGTTTGACCTGCACCTTGTCCAGCTAGCTATGGTTTTTTGAAAGGCCTGCGAGAACTTCAACCGGCCCTGACGATTTCGAGAAAAAATGGTTGTAACAATTCGGCGACCGCAGCGGGCTGGCGATCACAGACGTAGGTGCCGGCATCTTCCGGCAGCTCTGCCGCCCTGCCCTTAGGCAGCAGCTGCACCGTCGGCTCCACTGCGGCACGCAACAGGTCGCGACCACCGGCAAATACCAGCGTCGGGCACTGGATAGCCGCCAGCTGCGGAACCACATCCTGCTCCACCACCGCGCGGTAGGACGCTTCGTAATAATCACCACAGGTAAACGCCAGCAGGGCTTCACGCTGGCTGAGGGAGAGTTCCGCCTGTGGATCTTTTGCCCGCAAGCGCTGCCACATCCGCTGCCAGTGCGCACCTTCCGCATCCGCGGCAATTGTCTGCGCCGCCAGTGGCAACGCGGCCTTTTGTTCGTCGGTCAGCAGTGTGGGGCCGCTAAGGGCCAGAGCGCGCACAAATGCGGGCTGGTCAAACGCCAGCTGCACCGCAATGGCGGCACCGGTGTGGTGCCCGAACACCAGTGCAGGGCGATCGAATTTCGAACTCACTGCGCGATAGATGGCATCGGCGAAGCCGGCGATGGAGATTCCACCGGGAAAAGTTGCTGGAAGCGGATCGCTGTTGCCGAATCCTGGGGTATCGATCGCCAGAACAAAAAAATCCCTGGCCAGCAACGGCATCAGATTCTGGTACATCGCCGAAGAGCTGGGGGTCTGGTGCAACAACAGCACCAGCGGCGCCTCTTCGCGACCACAGCTGCGGAAGTGCAGTTGTGCAAATTCGCCACACAGCTCCGCATCGAGATAGCCGCGTCGAATAGTGCTCGGGAACGGCTCGATCACCGCGGCAGGCTCCCAACGTCGGCGCTGATCCACTTAACTTCGGTAAATTCCTCGGTACTGTAATGGCCACCGCTGCGGCCAACACCGGACAGGCCTACGCCGCCAATGGGTGCCAAGGCATTGCTCTGAAACGCGTGCATGCCGATGTGCACCGCACCGGACGCGATGCGCCGTGCCGCGTGCAGCCCCCACTGCAAGTTGTGGGTCAGCACTGCGGCGGAAAGCCCATAGTCGCTGTCGTTGGCAAATTCGATGGCCTGTTCGAGATCGTCCGCCGCCACCACACTGGTGACAGGGCCGAAGCTTTCCTCGCGCCAGGCACTGCAATTGCGCGGCGGTTCAAGCAGCACGGTCGGCTTCACCACCAGGCCGTGCATAACCTCGCCACCGGTGAGCAGTTCCGCCCCGCCAGCAACCGCCTCGCGCACATGTTCCAGTACTTTCTCCACCGCGCGCCCATTAATGAGCGGCCCGTAAACCGTGCGCTCATCGCGCAGATCACCCAGGTACAGGGATTCCGCTTCCGCTTTCAGCGCGGCGATAAACGGCTGGTAAATTTCCCGTTCAACCACGATGCGCGAGTTCGCCATGCAGATCTGGCCGGCGTGGGTAAAAATACCCTGGGCCGCGATTTTCGCCGCCTGTTGCGGGTCGGCGTCGCGCAAGACCAGCAGCGCGCTCTTGCCACCGAGTTCCAGCTGCATACGGCGCATACGCCCCAATGCGGACTGCCCCACGGCAATGCCGGTATTGGTGGAGCCGGTGAGCGCAATACAGCGCACACCCGGATGATTGATCAACTCGGCACCGCACTCGGCACCGAAGCCGGTGACAACACTCACCGCCGCCGGAGGCACACCGGC
Encoded here:
- a CDS encoding FAD-dependent oxidoreductase, encoding MSTQQPVIIAGAGPSGCVLALSLAKQGIPVRLLEKCERLPIDLRASTFHPPSLEMIADLGDGIIEKMLARGLKADRYQYRDRSTGEVATFDMSLIADETRFPFRLQLEQYELTQFVCEVLQDYSCAEVRFGCELIDYEQEAGGVTAIVRTGNGEERLSGSYLVGAEGARSVVRKKSGIGFMGFTYDEKFLVVSTSFPFEQVFEDFSWVNYVSDPEEWCVILRTDKLWRVLVPVFPASEEEEAYYLSDEFVQSRLKRLHDRGSDYDIHHRSIYAVNQRVAETYVQGRALLVGDACHINNPLGGMGMNGGLHDAFNLADKLSQVLLQNADPETAFAVYDRQRRGLAVQFVQRHTIENKKLMEARDPDVQRKRQQMLMETAADLERARAFLLERSMINCVRESLAVQ
- a CDS encoding maleate cis-trans isomerase family protein, with protein sequence MAFPTQIDLSKTRERSQLTNGHRDNYIGHRAKIGVVIPSTNTSVEYDCQRLLPRGVTWHTTRFMIDHPDLSDDANFMRFLERLRETIGDSIESLMTCKPDHVMMGMSAETFWGGIKGNDGFVDRIQELVGEGTGLTTGANAVISALEALGVPEQSGKTLSILTPYQPVGDKNVRLFFEDAGYRIKHLVGLRCANAHDAIALVPEPQILDIVREIDGDDVDAIVQVGTNLSTLGVFPAMEKMLQKPVLPINVATCWHALRSCGIQDRFDNMGWLLEEH
- a CDS encoding alpha/beta fold hydrolase → MDQRRRWEPAAVIEPFPSTIRRGYLDAELCGEFAQLHFRSCGREEAPLVLLLHQTPSSSAMYQNLMPLLARDFFVLAIDTPGFGNSDPLPATFPGGISIAGFADAIYRAVSSKFDRPALVFGHHTGAAIAVQLAFDQPAFVRALALSGPTLLTDEQKAALPLAAQTIAADAEGAHWQRMWQRLRAKDPQAELSLSQREALLAFTCGDYYEASYRAVVEQDVVPQLAAIQCPTLVFAGGRDLLRAAVEPTVQLLPKGRAAELPEDAGTYVCDRQPAAVAELLQPFFLEIVRAG
- a CDS encoding aldehyde dehydrogenase family protein, translating into METTKMLIGGEAVSAASDATFDVIAPATGSIVGQVPRAGATDVDRAVRAAARGFDDWYRLRPAEREAALLRAADLVAREGHARFLDTLIDESGSTITKARGEIAYTVDLLRTAAGEARRLYGETFPNDDPRRISMVIREPLGVVAVVSPYNAPLSLLTKMCAFPLAAGNSLVIKPSEETPLTALAFGRLLLDAGVPPAAVSVVTGFGAECGAELINHPGVRCIALTGSTNTGIAVGQSALGRMRRMQLELGGKSALLVLRDADPQQAAKIAAQGIFTHAGQICMANSRIVVEREIYQPFIAALKAEAESLYLGDLRDERTVYGPLINGRAVEKVLEHVREAVAGGAELLTGGEVMHGLVVKPTVLLEPPRNCSAWREESFGPVTSVVAADDLEQAIEFANDSDYGLSAAVLTHNLQWGLHAARRIASGAVHIGMHAFQSNALAPIGGVGLSGVGRSGGHYSTEEFTEVKWISADVGSLPR
- a CDS encoding isochorismatase family protein encodes the protein MDLERKSLGLGKRPALLLVDMVVGFTSSRCPLGTDCPDVVEANRVLLERFRALGLPVVFTTVVYHHDGEARVFRDRIKHLNLLTPDSEWVQIDPRLAPRENEPVISKQWASSFHRTSLDSWLREQGADSLVVTGLTTSGCVRATVVDGLQYDYPVVVPREAVGDRNPEAHTANLFDMHAKYADVMALSEVLAQLPETRAETA
- a CDS encoding MFS transporter is translated as MMIAVFIVLLDMIGFAIMLPILAYYALQLGASPGMATFCMALYVIGMFFSTPIWGRLSDRFGRKPILMISLAGAVLGYVVLGFASAVWMVAVSRLFSGLMAGNLSVAQAYVADVTTEQDRAKAMGMLGAAFGISFIVGPALGGYLAGDSFADANLQLPAMVSGLLSLSALLVVVFFLKESLPGGADNPRVTVSSREVISWIGGRRSLCLLLAGVLVYNLAAGFVESVFPIWADATNIAHGPKDLVPVLLAAGIAMVIVQGGLIGPLTRAFGERRLMRAGAVIFGISVILVTLAGSIASVPAVAAALMSQAVGAAFVLTSMQSLTSKETVAGNRGAVMGIYNALGTLGRGMGTALTGSAFAGIGVHAPYYLGATLMGLLLIIALMLRAPRVETTAPVASEAAT